A single region of the Lotus japonicus ecotype B-129 chromosome 4, LjGifu_v1.2 genome encodes:
- the LOC130716260 gene encoding replication protein A 70 kDa DNA-binding subunit C-like, with amino-acid sequence MNVVEIESEGLRIECALFGVYADELTNFLGGGDLNNPVVIVQFAKVKSFQGNNSIQNVHGATKILFDPPVPMADVLKRRFLEKNDSGSRSLSQLTDSKSVSGEDDFLVLTSSKTIAELKDLKKDVICVVYGRICPIEEGVEWWYTACRCNRKVYADEKMFFCESCNRHVLAVYPRYRLQLTVEDHTGIANLVLFDKEASSLVGRSCTEMVEVTEKDDGSNGIPEEIAKFIGTAALFKIEVKNFTSLRFDRSRFEASYRVKRVCTDEDIIQQFKKMQLEHNVRVHLPYFCYTYFPNDGSDINPYGIKVGASSSCVMVTPQSTLKHEGVAKDLMEDFGTVGDDKSPVTPFALESPTIDLNGDTQDIINSKRSLSTENEELVSGFGRKKKMSLKMKKDKM; translated from the exons ATGAATGTGGTTGAAATTGAATCTGAAGG TTTGAGGATTGAGTGTGCTCTATTTGGTGTTTATGCTGATGAGCTGACCAACTTCCTTGGTGGTGGTGACCTAAATAACCCTGTTGTTATTGTTCAGTTTGCCAAAGTTAAATCTTTCCAAGGCAATAATAGTATCCAAAATGTACATGGTGCCACCAAGATATTGTTTGATCCACCTGTACCGATGGCTGATGTGTTGAAGAGGAG gtttttggaaaaaaatgatAGTGGTTCTAGGTCTCTTAGCCAGTTGACAGATTCTAAAAGTGTTTCTGGTGAGGATGACTTCTTGGTATTAACTTCTAGCAAGACAATTGCTGAATTGAAGGATTTGAAGAAG GACGTTATCTGTGTTGTGTATGGTAGGATTTGTCCAATTGAAGAAGGTGTTGAGTGGTGGTACACGGCCTGTAGATGTAATAGGAAGGTGTATGCTGATGAAAAGATGTTCTTTTGTGAAAGCTGTAATCGCCATGTCCTTGCAGTGTATCCTAG GTATCGTTTGCAGCTGACTGTGGAAGACCATACTGGGATTGCTAATTTGGTTCTTTTTGATAAGGAAGCATCTTCGTTGGTGGGAAGATCATGTACTGAAATGGTTGAAGTGACTGAAAAg GATGATGGTTCTAATGGAATTCCGGAGGAAATTGCTAAGTTCATTGGTACAGCTGCTCTTTTCAAGATTGAGGTTAAGAATTTTACTAGCCTAAGGTTTGATAGGTCCCGTTTTGAGGCGTCGTATCGTGTTAAGCGAGTGTGTACAGATGAAGATATTATACAGCAGTTCAAAAAAATGCAGCTGGAGCACAATGTACGTGTTCATTTGCCTTATTTTTGCTATACATATTTTCCTAATGATGGGTCTGATATTAATCCTTACGGGATAAAGGTTGGGGCATCTTCAAGCTGTGTTATGGTGACTCCCCAGTCAACATTGAAGCATGAAGGAGTTGCAAAG GATTTGATGGAAGATTTTGGGACTGTTGGGGATGACAAGTCACCTGTAACACCCTTTGCACTGGAGTCTCCTACCATTGATTTGAATGGAGATACTCAGGACATCATAAACTCTAAAAGGAGTCTATCAACTGAAAATGAAGAATTGGTGTCCGGGtttgggaggaagaagaagatgtcaCTCAAGATGAAGAAGGACAAGATGTGA
- the LOC130712255 gene encoding uncharacterized protein LOC130712255 codes for MKAVFNDVSELRSGKEQWKIMVKVIRIWYSKGFASSKLPLSLEMVLMDSKGNKIHATIKKTLMYKFEKLLVDGNVYSISGFVLVDSCGDYKTTRHNYKICFMFKTEVRPMNQFPIEVFPYTFVSLAKILSPGCHWDSHWGWC; via the exons ATGAAAGCTGTATTTAATGATGTTTCTGAGCTTCGAAGTGGAAAGGAACAGTGGAAGATTATGGTGAAAGTCATTAGGATCTGGTATAGCAAAGGTTTTGCCAGTTCCAAACTTCCCCTTTCTCTTGAGATGGTGCTGATGGATTCTAAG GGTAACAAAATCCATGCCACAATCAAGAAGACTTTGATGTACAAGTTTGAGAAGTTGCTTGTGGATGGTAACGTGTATAGTATTTCAGGGTTTGTTTTGGTGGATAGCTGTGGTGATTACAAGACGACCAGGCACAACTACAAGATTTGTTTCATGTTTAAGACTGAGGTTCGTCCAATGAATCAGTTTCCTATTGAGGTGTTTCCTTACACATTTGTGTCTCTTGCTAAGATCCTCTCACCTGG ATGTCATTGGGATTCACACTGGGGTTGGTGTTGA
- the LOC130710461 gene encoding bZIP transcription factor 46-like — translation MNFRNSGDNPIWDAMGAGKPQGNVPLVRQSSSIYSLTFDELQNTIGGIGKDFGSMNMDELLKNVWTAEETSSLAGGGGEGHNNPGGNLQRQGSLTLPRTLSQKTVDEVWRDLLKESTGGAQDGSGNGGSSMPQRQPTLGEITLEEFLVRAGVVREDMPPQQIGRPNGNNGWFGDFSKSNNNSGPLILGYQHPNGNNGNLVEGNNLAPKHIPPPINSNQSQRQAQQQPPPLFPKPANVTFAASMHALNNAQLASPGRRRGMIGAPEHSMNGTMIQSSAVTSVGMLGLAPTNVSAPGASPGSKISPDGITKNNVDSMSPVPCVINRGRKSGPVEKVVERRQRRMIKNRESAARSRARKQAYTYELESEVAKLKEINRELQRKQEEIMEMQKNKDLNSGYKPWGNSKRQCLRRTLTGPW, via the exons ATGAATTTCAGAAACTCTGGTGATAACCCCATTTGGGATGCAATGGGAGCTGGGAAGCCACAAGGGAATGTTCCTCTGGTGAGACAGTCATCATCAATTTACTCATTGACTTTTGATGAGTTGCAGAACACCATTGGTGGAATTGGAAAGGATTTTGGATCAATGAACATGGATGAGCTCTTGAAAAATGTGTGGACTGCTGAAGAGACTTCGTCTTTGgctggtggaggaggagaaggtcATAACAACCCGGGTGGTAATTTGCAAAGGCAAGGTTCTTTGACATTGCCTAGGACTCTTAGTCAGAAAACAGTTGATGAGGTTTGGAGGGATTTGCTCAAAGAAAGTACTGGTGGAGCCCAAGATGGGAGTGGGAATGGTGGTTCATCCATGCCTCAAAGACAACCAACATTAGGTGAAATAACTTTGGAGGAGTTTTTGGTTAGAGCTGGGGTTGTGAGAGAAGACATGCCTCCACAACAAATTGGAAGGCCAAATGGAAATAATGGATGGTTTGGTGACTTTTCTAAATCCAACAATAACAGTGGTCCACTAATTCTTGGCTATCAACACCCAAATGGAAATAATGGGAATTTGGTTGAGGGAAATAACTTAGCTCCAAAACACATTCCTCCTCCAATAAACTCAAACCAATCTCAGAGACAAGCACAACAGCAACCTCCACCACTATTCCCTAAACCAGCAAATGTGACATTTGCTGCTTCTATGCATGCGTTAAACAATGCTCAACTTGCTAGCCCTGGGAGAAGGAGAGGGATGATTGGCGCCCCGGAACATTCAATGAATGGAACAATGATTCAAAGCAGTGCAGTTACTAGTGTTGGAATGCTTGGTTTAGCCCCAACCAATGTCTCAGCTCCAGGTGCTTCTCCAGGAAGTAAAATATCACCGGATGGGATCACAAAGAACAATGTAGATTCAATGTCACCAGTTCCTTGTGTGATCAACAGGGGAAGGAAGAGTGGTCCTGTGGAGAAAGTTGTTGAGAGGAGACAAAGGAGGATGATCAAAAATAGAGAATCAGCTGCCAGGTCACGGGCTCGCAAGCAG GCCTACACTTATGAACTAGAGTCTGAAGTTgcaaaattgaaggaaataaacagGGAATTGCAAAGAAAACAA GAAGAAATTATGGAAATGCAGAAAAATAAG GATTTGAACTCTGGGTACAAGCCATGGGGAAATAGTAAAAGACAATGCTTGAGGAGGACACTTACAGGTCCTTGGTAG
- the LOC130710460 gene encoding protein DJ-1 homolog C, with amino-acid sequence MSLLFLLPQPSTRLSPATVASTRSALGLKPSASIAPPRSTPKPLTISISPPATDSANAAPQKKVLLPIGFGTEEMEAAILIHVLRRAGAHVTVASVEPQLQIEAAGGTKLVADTSISECSDQIFDLIALPGGMPGSARLRDCDVLRKITCKQAEERRLYGAICAAPAVTLLPWGLLKRKKTTCHPAFFGDLPTFWAVKSNIQVSGELTTSRGPATTYQFALSLVQQLFGDSVAKELAESLLMRTADDNRVKKEFNEVEWTVGNHPPKILIPIAHGSEEIEAVTLIDILRRAKANVKVASVEKTLEISASQGTKIVADVLISDAQESAHDMIILPGGIAGAQKLSKSRILKKLLKEQSSAGRIYGAVCSSPAILHKQGLLKDKKATAHPSVLDKLKEEAIKDADVVIDGKLITSEGLATVTAFSLAIVSKLFGAGRARSVAEGLVFEFPRKKSM; translated from the exons ATGTCGTTGCTATTCCTGCTTCCTCAACCTTCCACGAGGCTCTCTCCGGCGACCGTCGCCTCCACGCGCAGCGCACTTGGTCTCAAACCCTCCGCCTCCATCGCACCTCCACGGTCCACCCCAAAACCCCTCACCATCTCCATCTCTCCACCGGCAACCGATAGCGCAAATGCAGCTCCTCAAAAGAAGGTCCTGCTTCCCATCGGTTTCGGCACCGAGGAAATGGAAGCTGCTATCTTGATACATGTCCTCCGCCGCGCCGGTGCTCACGTCACCGTGGCTTCTGTCGAGCCGCAGCTTCAAATTGAAGCCGCTGGAGGTACCAAGTTGGTAGCTGACACCTCCATCTCTGAATGTTCTGATCAAATTTTCGACCTCATTGCTTTACCG GGAGGAATGCCTGGCTCGGCGAGGTTAAGGGATTGCGATGTTCTGCGAAAAATCACTTGTAAACAAGCTGAGGAAAGGAGGCTCTATGGTGCTATTTGTGCTGCACCCGCGGTTACCCTTTTGCCTTGGGGTCttttgaagaggaagaag ACAACCTGTCACCCTGCATTCTTTGGCGACCTTCCCACCTTTTGGGCGGTTAAATCAAACATTCAGGTCTCGGGAGAGCTTACAACTAGCCGTGGCCCTGCTACTACTTACCAGTTTGCTTTATCGTTGGTTCAGCAGCTATTTGGGGACTCTGTTGCTAAGGAGCTTGCAGAATCGTTG TTGATGAGAACTGCTGATGATAATAGAGTCAAGAAGGAGTTCAATGAAGTTGAGTGGACTGTTGGCAACCATCCCCCTAAA ATTCTTATCCCAATTGCACATGGTTCTGAAGAGATTGAAGCAGTGACACTGATAGACATTCTGAGGCGAGCAAAAGCTAATGTCAAAGTTGCTTCTGTTGAGAAAACTCTTGAAATTTCGGCTTCGCAAGGAACCAAAATAGTTGCTGATGTATTAATTAGTGACGCACAAGAGTCAGCACATGATATGATTATTCTTCCG GGAGGAATTGCTGGAGCTCAAAAGCTAAGCAAATCTAGAATTCTGAAGAAGCTTCTTAAAGAACAAAGTTCAGCTGGAAGAATATATGGTGCTGTCTGCTCTTCACCGGCCATTCTACACAAACAGGGTTTACTAAAG GACAAGAAGGCCACAGCTCATCCCTCTGTCTTAGATAAGCTTAAAGAAGAAGCGATAAAAGACGCCGACGTAGTTATTGATGGCAAGCTGATCACTAGTGAGGGACTTGCCACTGTAACGGCTTTTTCATTGGCTATTGTGAGCAAGCTATTCGGTGCTGGAAGAGCAAGAAGTGTAGCAGAAGGCCTTGTTTTTGAGTTCCCTAGGAAAAAGAGTATGTGA